One Ahaetulla prasina isolate Xishuangbanna chromosome 1, ASM2864084v1, whole genome shotgun sequence DNA window includes the following coding sequences:
- the FASTKD1 gene encoding FAST kinase domain-containing protein 1, mitochondrial, whose product MTNMLCLRRFYPIATRCFNCRTWSSDTLLNQLNNFTNEHQVFSLVSKNRARLSEKHVKSAIKKLVQVQKKRPWPSETMDYIRSHSQFFVLRILAENKIECMDNEALMDVLYSVLWFGVDAHDSLVEELVIEGWKRLNELTPPLLSKFSLCLHDQHLHRSPLMGEIANVVDKKLDSIQDSRALSVVMNCISPVISWNFKKRLIEKADGLFERTNISVNDARRFVQFLRNISFPHWPLLKKCNSVFVQHSHELRVEDISIILGLYQNLQFYNTEFRLLAKEKLIECKDNCSSPLNVMQLFIHLAPIVQQEMQKELSEKILLIADDLDRYQTLLVAEKMQEVYRNPLLIQKIVTLFHKYLDQYKTYELLRVTNVLAMLHWPKSDIYSKLQELSICHLQVKRTPADVLMLVHVLSNLPFPYVDEAVVTQIDAVLPQCNLKQLNSFTVNILKWMKLHKPNQKSYSGPYRSLLQKINSCAFQRLETMNNLDLLLKEFKYLHGKWFQEVLLEKTMVALHQLRDQITPSNIVKFASFLIGTNYRSTLLLDRIAAVATEHTDQIYYSEIHVILVLFSLFNYEPPEAEKFFEACINHISLHLELFEPSLLVLLGYALASSGYFPQKVIKAIFNIEFLSKLDAELQILPWKSARKPTLQLMELNRAVCLECPELQIPWFHKRFCEQLKEKKTDSSSLLQQQIYILLGEILGKSHYVRCSVLTSYYYRIDFEFMIDKNRKPVPYIDQHVVTPNSDNIGCSEASHSCGKKGLPPGFQRIAVEFLDSEAFCKNSNHVKGYIAMKKRHLEILGYQVVQIPHYEWNSMGLSSTEAKTEYLEKKVLGKALIS is encoded by the exons ATGACGAATATGCTTTGCCTAAGACGTTTTTATCCAATTGCAACAAGATGTTTTAACTGTCGAACTTGGAGCAGCGACACTTTGTTGAACCAACTCAATAACTTTACAAACGAACACCAAGTGTTCAGTCTTGTTTCCAAGAACAGAGCCAGACTCTCTGAAAAACATGTGAAAAGTGCAATTAAGAAACTTGTGCAAGTTCAAAAGAAGAGACCCTGGCCCTCGGAAACTATGGATTATATAAGAAGTCATTCTCAGTTTTTTGTGCTTCGCATCTTGGCAGAAAATAAGATTGAATGTATGGATAATGAAGCATTGATGGATGTGTTATATAGTGTGCTCTG GTTTGGTGTTGATGCCCATGACTCACTTGTAGAAGAGTTGGTTATAGAAGGCTGGAAGCGATTAAACGA ACTAACTCCACCTCTGCTGTCTAAATTTTCATTGTGTTTACATGATCAACATCTACATCGTAGTCCGCTCATGGGTGAAATAGCTAATGTGGTAGATAAGAAATTGGATTCCATACAGGATTCAag ggCTTTGTCCGTTGTAATGAACTGCATATCTCCAGTTATttcatggaattttaaaaaacGGTTAATAGAAAAAGCAGATGGCTTGTTTGAAAGAACAAACATCTCAGTCAATGATGCCAGGCGATTTGTACAGTTTCTCCGGAATATCAGTTTTCCGCACTGGCCGCTGCTGAAAAAATGTAACAGTGTTTTTGTCCAGCATTCACATGAGTTACGTGTTGAGGACATTTCTATCATTCTTGGACTCTACCAGAATTTACAATTCTACAACACCGAATTTAGATTACTTGCCAAAGAAAAGCTGATAGAATGTAAAGATAATTGCAGTAGTCCTTTGAACGTCATGCAACTGTTCATTCATCTTGCACCCATAGTACAGCAAGAGATGCAAAAAGA GTTAAGTGAAAAGATCCTACTAATCGCAGATGATTTGGATCGGTACCAAACATTACTTGTGGCAgaaaaaatgcaagaagtatACAGAAATCCACTACTGATTCAAAA GATTGTAACCCTCTTTCATAAATACTTGGATCAGTATAAAACATATGAACTCTTGAGAGTGACAAATGTGCTAGCCATGCTGCATTGGCCCAAATCTGACATATATTCCAAATTACAAGAATTGTCAATCTG CCATTTACAAGTTAAAAGAACCCCCGCTGATGTCCTCATGCTGGTTCATGTTCTTTCCAATCTCCCTTTTCCTTATGTGGATGAAGCTGTAGTTACTCAAATAGATGCTGTCCTACCTCAGTGCAATCTGAAGCAACTCAATAGCTTTACCGTAAATATCCTAAAATGGATGAAACTTCATAAACCAAATCAGAAAAGCTATTCTGGACCATATAGGTCACTTTTGCAAAAAATTAACAGTTGCGCATTTCAGAGACTTGAGACAATGAACAATTTGGATCTTTTACTGAAGGAATTCAAATACTTACATGGGAAATGGTTTCAAGAAGTGCTTCTCGAGAAGACCATggttgctttacatcagttgagAGATCAGATTACGCCGTCAAATATAGTGAAGTTTGCATCCTTTCTCATTGGAACCAACTACCGCTCTACACTGTTACTGGACAGAATAGCTGCAGTTGCCACTGAACATACTGATCAG aTTTACTATTCAGAAATACAtgttattcttgttctattttctttatttaattatGAACCCCCTGAAGCTGAGAAATTTTTTGAGGCTTGCATTAATCATATCAGTCTTCACTTGG AACTTTTTGAGCCTTCTCTTCTTGTATTGCTTGGTTACGCTTTGGCTTCTTCTGGGTATTTTCCACAGAAAGTGATAAAGGCAATATTTAATATAGAGTTTCTCTCCAAGTTGGATGCTGAGCTTCAAA ttctaCCATGGAAATCAGCAAGAAAGCCCACCCTACAGCTGATGGAGCTGAATCGAGCTGTGTGTTTGGAGTGCCCCGAGCTTCAGATTCCATGGTTTCATAAACGCTTTTGTGAACAGCTGAAGGAAAAAA AGACTGATTCGTCCAGTCTATTGCAACAGCAGATATATATACTACTTGGAGAAATCCTAGGAAAAAGCCATTATGTCAGATGTTCTGTACTCACTTCTTACTACTATAGAATTG ATTTTGAATTTATGATTGACAAAAACAGGAAACCTGTTCCATATATAGACCAACATGTTGTCACTCCTAATTCAGACAACATAGGTTGTTCAGAAGCTAGTCACTCCTGTGGAAAGAAAGGACTACCACCAGGATTTCaaag GATTGCTGTGGAATTCCTTGATTCAGAAGCTTTCTGCAAAAATTCAAATCACGTCAAAGGATATATTGCCATGAAAAAGCGGCATTTAGAGATTCTTGGTTATCAAGTTGTTCAG ATCCCTCACTATGAATGGAATTCCATGGGATTGTCATCCACGGAAGCAAAGactgaatatttagaaaagaaagtaTTGGGAAAAGCTTTGATATCCTAg